A genomic stretch from Onychostoma macrolepis isolate SWU-2019 chromosome 02, ASM1243209v1, whole genome shotgun sequence includes:
- the LOC131526800 gene encoding uncharacterized protein LOC131526800 translates to MVIVNKVLHPEVPRLRVSLESAATSLSQKTELKLKRWKSLGVRSARQEDAAGRRGHPPPVPGTSLPPAAFPHTLPSTARPSPPSESMASPPPAAFPHTPPFVARPSPPTESMASPPPECMASPPVPAPCKCSPVSPLVPSSPPASPVVPSSPPASPLVPSSPPASPLVPSSPPASPLVPSSSTLPECPPVPAPRKRLPISVLPERIQKSALPERPPVPAP, encoded by the coding sequence ATGGTTATTGTCAATAAAGTCTTGCATCCCGAAGTTCCTCGTCTCCGCGTCTCCCTGGAGTCAGCAGCTACGTCACTGTCACAGAAGACCGAACTAAAACTGAAGAGATGGAAGTCGCTCGGAGTTCGTTCGGCTCGCCAGGAGGATGCCGCTGGACGACGCGGCCATCCTCCACCTGTTCCAGGCACCAGCCTGCCGCCCGCGGCTTTCCCTCACACGCTGCCGTCCACGGCCCGCCCTAGTCCGCCGTCAGAGAGTATGGCCAGCCCGCCGCCCGCTGCTTTCCCTCACACGCCGCCGTTCGTGGCCCGTCCTAGCCCACCGActgagagtatggcaagcccgccgccagagtgtatggcaagcccgccagtgcctgctccttGCAAGTGTTCCCcagtgtctccgctggtcccgtccagccctcctgcgtctccggtggtcccgtccagccctcctgcgtctccgctggtcccgtccagccctcctgcgtctccgctggtcccgtccagccctcctgcatctccgctggtcccgtccagctccacgcttccagagtgccccccagtgcctgcgccacgaaagcgcctccctatctccgtGCTGCCAGAGCGCATACAAaagtccgcgcttccagagcgccccccagtgcctgcgccatga